ACCAATCAGGGTGTTCATTAGCTTTATCTACGCTCTGAAATTGTCACAAATGAACCAAGTGACAAGTGAtaaaggattttagcaaagtagggGAAGGAAATatccaaagaaaaaaacatcTTCAAAATTCATACCCACCTGCTGTTTAGAATTAGATTTTGTGTTGTCAATTTGTCTATTGGTTTCTTCAGACTTTTCAACTTCAGGATTTTCCATTTTCAGAACGCAgtcaaagataaaaacaaatttgcaAAAAGCTATCAAAGCAGCATGTGTCTCCCTTATTCCAATAATCTACTCCCTCTGCCAAAAAACTTGCATTCTGACTCGGTTCATTACACCAACAGGCAGAAATAACATGCAAGACACATATTAGGAACCACAACTTGCCCTCCAATATACACTAAGCTGGAATTTCCCCATCACTGCTGGACCACCTGAAACACAAAACtctcataaatcataaaaaagaaacagCTTCATTGGATATAATACAATCAAGAGGCACAAACACCTCAACAACCGGGAACAATTAGGGTGGGTGACCTGATCAGGAAGTATTCCCCGACCAAATTGAAGATCAAATTCGTTCTTATAAACAGAAAAACGAAAGAAGAAACATAATTGAGCAAAGCATAATCTTTGAACCCAGGTTGGGAAACACAAAGGGAAAGGacacaaaaaataatagaaatgaaTCTAGACACAACAAATGCATTGATTTTGACTAAAAACTCATCCGCCTCCACCTCCTCACCCCATTCCCCAAACAAATCATTAGCATACAcgaagaaactaaaaatagcaataataaataatagtaataataactaaagattacaattatttacacacacacaggCTAagtaaaaatgatgaaaatacaaaacaaagaaaaactataaaaaaaggtaataataataaaattaattggtaGATTAGTTAGTAGTTACCCTAATAGAGAGAGGAATTGCAGGATCCGGTGGTTCTTGGAAGATGGGAAGTGAAATTGCGGGTTTGTGAGGGTATGGTCTGATAAGAGAGAGTTTTTGAGGATTGGTTTTGTTTCGATGATTTTATGAGTATACGAATATTTAATCTGAGTCCACGAATCGGCCTCCCAGCCCACGTGCTCTATTCAATGAAAGATTGAAATGCAACACACTTTTTGTTTCTccccaaaattaaataaaaatactaagtcGAAGACCAGAGAGAGACACTGTGTCTGTGTGTAGGTCAGTTACTCGCTCCCTCACGCATAtcgcttctctctctctctctctcacgctcacaaacacacaccaacCAGCACTTGCTTACTTTCAAACTACATTATTAGACTTGCACTCTGTTAGCATCCATTCGATAATCGATACAGTCAAAAGAAATTTAACATTTGTAGGATCTGtttgttagaaaataaattaaaatattttttttaattaaagttaaatgTGACTTCTTATTATTTTACTGTTCATTTTATCGTGCTTttctgtttgtttttcttttatttgcttTTAAGTTTGTAAAAGtgttaaatataaatcaaatagTTTTTGTAACAGGTAGGTACTGTACTACTGTAATAGTACGtgtcatttgaaaaaaaatggagagaagagaaaggggagacatttatataaatttaataggaCTGTAACATAGAACTGATAGAAGATCGAGTTAATAAAGCATTTGGATAATTTGTAATAAGTTATTCTTGTTCCGATTAAATCGGCCAtttgtcctttttttctttctagttcacgcaaattaactttttaagtaataacaaattaaatgaaatcCCCTTATTATGTTTTCTTGTTAATCTTATTAATGCAACGATACTGTCTTATAAAGTAAGTGTTAAATGAAAAAAGTAactgtatttaattttatttaataataaaaaagattcataaaaaaatgttgtcaaaataaatctattgttttttttcaagtgttgaagagtatgaaaattaaaattaaatgatgtacattgtgattgattttttttcacattagtatactgattttattttatgatgattGAGATCAAATAGTGTGTTTTTTTGTCTCCCTCCAGTCAATAGGATAGTTCCTCTAATTCATCAAACCAGTTGAGGCATAATTATTTCCTTAAAAtaggtaaaagaaaattatccgccaagaataaaaaaaactttttattatCATCACCCGACAATTTATCAACTTTTGATTAGGCGCAcacacattatttatttatacgcACACCCGCACACTTTTTTTTGTACTGCACACACCCACACAAGttgaagtttataaaaaaattgtcttaatatcatttcattattttcttgaaaattatataaatatttcttcaaGAGCCAGGCTCAAACACATTGGAATTCCTACAACGAAAAACCACACTACGTAATGATTACTTCTTTAATCTAATctagtatatttatttttagaaaagtaTAGTGTATGCTGCAGGCATACACTGCAAAACCGTCACCGTTGAATATCAAAGTACACTCTGATGATCACTacttcaatcaaataaattcgtcataaaaaaatcaactaaattaaagttattttatattacgATTACGACCCGATTGGGGTAAAATaatgattgataaaaaaaatttaggtacGTATATGGCTAGGATGATTGAGAATCTCTTGATTATAAGCATTCACGCAAATGGTTGGAATTTTGAGAATCAAACGAATCCTACAATAATTTAGCTATGTTAAGCATCCCAAGTTtgtaatacacttttttttttacaatattcaatatattttttagaattcaaTTTAATCACAGAATAGTATAATGATTTTTATACAGTTatctatataaattataatatagtaagattgttaaaaaatataattagtttaagaaaaaaattatatattaagagtataaaaaaatttatatcttcATTAAATCATAATTGATCATGTATAATAAGTTATTggtttttatgataattattttaaaaggtaTATTATATAAGAATTATGATTGAATGAAAGTCAAAGTATTTTATACTCTCAATTGtaaacttttttgtttaaaaattatatctaagATAATTTTGAATCAGCTGAGTTAATGAACAGCAAtaagaaagggaaagaaaaagcaGGCACCAAATAAGAAACGATATGGCTAGTTCTTATTGACACGGGCAAGTAAAAAGTGAAGAACTCCTATTGCCAAATAGTTTGATTCATAACAATTATGCTCCGGATTAATCGCAATGAGACAAATGGGAGACGAAAATGAGGAttctattttaagttttttttcctacaaatcttaaatttttaatttttaattattattggaCTCGCAAACCTGTCTATTAGCCCGTGAGCTAGACAAGTTAGACGTAAATTATACAAAATGCGGTCCATTTAATTAACAATTCAGCCCAATTCGATCCTTTTGATGTATGTATtgttataaaaaacaaatagtctttttttttactccaaataaaaaaaaaatatatggtcaTGACTCTCAAGAGCattcaaagtaaaaaatattaaaaaagtattgattatataaaataaaaaaatatttaatatatttttaaaaaatttaaaagtaatttataaattatatttaatacttttaattagggattttttgatatttttattgtatttattaactaaattgCTCACTGAGTCCTTAAACTATTTGTGATTTTTCAAATATGTGCCTAAACTATATTGTTTAGTTAGTTCTTTTGagcatgtatttttttaaatgagtttGTAACACTTTTGAAATTATCACACATGATCATTTTTTTGGCAACTTTAAGCTGCAAAAAACCTAATCTTAagaatttatctttttagtccATAAATATAATTAGAGAAAGAATTTAATGCCTAAACACAAATTATCATTTGacttactttaaaataattattttaaaagttaataaacttatccTACATAATAGGTTGtgtaaataaatttacattatcaatgcataaccatttttttcaaataatagtttagagatttatttaaaaaattgtaaataatggaCTCACTGAATGATCTAACCatatttatttcttcttattttatttaaaaaaataaagagaaaatcatcATCTATATAACAACTGtgttattttaaaaaggaaagaaggaggtAGATGGAAAAGTTTTTCCTTAAACACCAAGTAGTCAGCAAAAGAGTATAAAGAAttgtttgaatatatttttttattataaatcaagtaaattaaaattttaaataaataattttcttattaaatgaaattaatttttagaaaatttaaatattttattttaaaaaaaagaaatatataaaatgattttagtttctaaaaaaaaactcaatttattttaattttcttatcccATTGGAAAGTAAAAGCTTAAAGTCTATCCAGAACACAAGACAAGACAGTAACGGCAAAGTCCTTGTCCTTGCTTCCATTCACGGTTAGCTCCTCTTTCTCTTTGGGACTTGGTTACACTATGCCATGCCTTCCCTTCCCTTGCAAGACTAGGGCATTCATTACTCAATACTCACTCATCCTCCTAAATCTCACTACGCTTCTTTGCTAGCTACGTGATTAGGGTTTTGTTCTATTCCCAATTCCCGCGCTTTCTCTATCGTTGATTGATTTGCACGCACAACTTGAATTTCAAACTGAGCCGTGCGcgtgtttttttttcagatgGCGTTGCAGGAGAAGCTAGACAAGTTCAAGAAGCAGCAAGAGAAGTGCCAAACGACACTTTCGAGCATTGCAGCTAGTAAGGCCGCGGCAACCCAAAAATCCGCCGCTCATGGCTCGGCCAATGGAAGAAACGCGGCCCCTGCGGTTAAGTTTTCGAACGACACAGAGAGGCTTCAGCATATTAATAGCATTCGCAAGGCCCCTGTGGGTGCTCAGATGAAGCGTGTTATTGATCTCCTTCTAGAGGTTGTACCTATTCCTTTTTCACTAATAATATATTCCCACCGATTTGGATAATTATGCTTTTTGTTTCAGCCTGCTTGAAGTTAATTTGTGGCTAATGAATCTGAAATGGTGATTGATACACCTTTTTTGCCTTCTCTTAAGGTTGATGGATATGTTTTATCTTATTCTTATCTTCTGTTTGAAATAAAACACCCAGCCGCGTACTAGTTTAGGGGACTGCCTCATTCTGAGGTTTAGGGCATGGCATAAGCATCAAGGAGCTGTAGCTGTAGCCAGTGGTCGATCTAAGACCCAAGGTCAATGGGGGcaaactattttgaaaaataaatctagcacatgaaaacataaaattagggggtgcaaaatattaaattttaagaaaaatacatgCAGCTTTATTAAAACGAGGGGTTGCATTTGCCTACCTCAAACAAACATATCTCCGCCACCGACTGTAGCATTTACTGATGAGAAAATCCACCATTAGTAGTTGATTCATTGAAATCATATTGATTTGGTGCACATGTTTGCTGACAGACACGACAAGCTTTTACACCAGAGCAGATAAATGGGGCATGCTATGTCGACATGAAGGCTAACAAAGATGTCTTTGAGAATCTGAGGAAAAACCCAAAAGTGAACTATGATGGGCAACGATTCTCTTACAAGGTTACTTCTATTCATGCATATATCTGAACATTTATTCAGAtcttccttttgaaaataacttattcttcttcatttgttgTTTGCTTTTGGTCTATAGTCAAAGTATGGTCTTAAGGACAAAACAGAGCTTCTTCAACTGATACGAAAGTATCCTGAGGGCCTCGCTGTTATTGACCTAAAGGATGCTTACCCCACCGTGATGGAAGATTTGCAGGTAAAATCACTTTTATTAGGCCCCCCGATCAATGGAACATTTCTTGGCATTGATTTTCAGCAACATTGGTTGTTTCGTCCATAGATTATGTCTATTCTTATTTCTTACAGATTGGACTCCCGTCTACATTATGTATTTTGGACAAACATGAATGCACATTAGTGGGTTTTATAAATGTATTTTGCCACTTTCTCCTAACATTTGTAATTATAGCATTAGGGTAAGTACTGaggaaataaaatcattttttttaattagtcattaCAAAATCTTGCTGTTAAAGGTGCTGCTAGCTTTAATGCAGTTCAATCTTTCTTGCTATTTTCTCACATATTGGGTTTGGACTTTGGGGCTGTGTTAACATTTGCAGAATTTCAAATGTTGTTAGTTGTGCTGGAGTTCAGTCTGAAGGGACATTCCACCTAGTAGTAGGGAAAAGCCATTGAAATTGTCCTCCATTCACTTCTCTGCATTTGTtgtatcttttcttttctatttttttaaaaaaacttctcattttgcttcttttcttgtttgttgAGAGCTTACATGATGCTGAGATATAAATGGAAGCAGGAATATTTAGTTTGTTTTTATCAAGATACGTAAATAAGAATATAACTATTTGATGAAGTTGATCTAAAATGACTTTAATCAGATGATTTGTAGTTGTAGTGCTAGTCAATGTTTTTGTAGAAGTGGCAAAGAGTTaaaatcttgcaaaaaattggttTGTCACGGAATAGGACCTTATAAAGCTTTTGGTTTCTAGGCTTTGAAAGCTGCAGGGCAGATTTGGCTGCTATCCAACTTCGATTCACAGGAAGACATTGCCTACCCTAACGACCCCAAAGTGCACATTAAGGTGGATGATGACCTGAAACAGCTTTTCCGCAGTATTGAATTGCCTCGTGATATGATTGATATAGAAAAGGATCTTCAAAAGAATGGAATGAAGCCTGCTACCAACACTGCACAGAGGAGGAGTGCAGCTCAAATTCAAGGCATTTCTTCCAAGCCCAAgcctaagaagaagaagagtgaaATCAGCAAGAGAACGAAGCTTACCAATGCCCATCTTCCAGAGCTCTTTCAGACTTTAAACAGTTCCTGATTAACTCTCAGCAAGTGTTGGTGTAGTTCAAATAGATACTTTATCAGCCAGTCTATAAACTAGATTAGCAGAGTGAAATATTCAGGAGGTTCTTGCTGCTGTGCCctacttttaatttctatacatCAAGGCTGCAGCTAATGGACTATTGTGGTCTATAACAACTCGTCTTGTGAATCCCTGTATATTAAAATCATGTTGCATTTAGTTTTCTAGTCTTGTAactttttatacataaattattagattggaagttcaatttttttcttcaacttaTCTAATGAGCTTAAGCAGCTGTATGTTTAACATGGGATAGTAACCTACCCAATGTTTCAAAAGTGGACTTGGTTAAAAATACCCCGAATTCAACGTAACTCGGTAATAGTCCTATTAAGCTTTGTTTATGTACGTAGTTGTGGATCTTAAGTTCTTAACTATGGCCATGCACAGCTGCAATATAATTTGGTAAATAGATTAGTAACAAAGCTGAAGCACTAATAAGAAAACTTACAAACTACCgatataaaaacaaacaaacaaaaaagtgcCTACTCtattatttttgaattgaaatactgctaatacatttttttttgtcagccgAACGAACAAGTAAATCATCCAAATTCCAATtagttgattttgaattttcttttttctttttgaaaagaaagttggttagagaaaaaatgaaaggaaaaaatagaCAGTGGATGCTCGTGTATGTGGAGCGCAAAAATGAAATCAGCCGTTGGTtcaaggtaaaaaaataaaaaggatgaaCCGGTGGTAGAATCATTTCAACTGGTATTATATCAGTCAAATAATGTCTTATATGCGAGTCTTGTGATTTAGATTTAAGAGGAAGACTTTATTAAAGATGAttaatcagatttttttttcggAGATTAATCATAAGTAAAACTTagtgaaaaagaaaactataaCTATTGCATatcatagaaagaaaaaaaatatgtaaatttgaATGTTGTGTAATGTAAACTAGTTGTAAGAATGAGAGATGGAAGTGAAGGTCAGCAAGAGAAAGCGTTGCGTAGTACACTTAAAATGTAAGGCGCCAAATTTTGCGTGGTATTTAAATGAAAGGCGTTGGTTTTTCCCAGTCCACCCATTTTTGTCGTGCGAATATGTTGCTTTTGTGATAAACCTTTCTCTGTCTCTCGCTCTTATCGAAGAAGCAGCAGAAAATGGGTTTCGCGATGCAATGCTCAAGCTATGGCACTTGTATTTCTATTTGTGTCCCTCATCGATTCCCCCAAACCCCTCTATCTTTTCACGGTGAGTCACTTTGCTCCTTCAATTCTCAACTCTTTCAATTCAATTAACGGAACATTACCCTTAATTCGAATTTCTTTTCCAGTTCCAGCTTATCACTGGAACCGATTCAAGAGTGCGCGAAAGAATCAGAGGATGATGGTTCTTTGTAGCGTGGACGACCGGAGCAACAACCTAGGTTCCCAGAGGAAAAGGTTTCTGTCGCTCATTGCTGTTGCActttcaatttttcatctttcatctTCCGAATTCCCCCTTTCCATGACTGTTTTAATTTCATGTAGAAAAATTGTGGAACACGTTTGTCTCCTCAAAGCAAAGCAGGATTTATCTGAAGACGAAGAGAACGACATGCTTGATTACTTGTACACAACGCAGTACCAAATGGGTGGTGTTGTTGCAATTTCATTAGGTGGATCCGCATACACCATGTTATACATTCCCTTAATTCCATCTCCATACTTGTAAATATGTAATCTAGTGTTAGGTTTTTGTGGCAAATGAATGACCTTATTGATACTGTAGGGcgcatttctgctccaaatcctGAGCGCTACACGCATGCTCTCTTTATGCGGTTTCAGAAGAAGGAAAACCTTGAAAAGTTTTATGATAATCCCTTTTACTTGAAGGTTCTCAAGGACCATGTAATGACTTACTGCCATGTATGCACCAACATGTAAACACCGATTCtctgtttctttatttttcgcTTACTGCTGAGTGAACCTTCCTGTGTGAACAGTTTAACTTGGCCCCccatttgatttctatttcagGGATTGACTAATGTGGATTATGAATCGGAAGTGGCAGACGAAATGCTTTCCATATTTCGCAAAGGAGAGGTTGGGCTAAATTACTTTCCTCTTCTGGATCTATAAATTAAAGGGTTGTTCATTAAATATTGATGTTCCTATCCATATTTGACTGTAACCTGGGGCTACAAATTCTATGCTCATTACAAATTGTGAATGGAAGTAGATATAAATGTATTTATGTTCTGGATATCTGTACTTATGTATTTTAGGTTCATGTGCCTCTTTTTTGTTCATATATCTGGTATGTCCTGTTTCTGATTCTACCAATATACCAGGAGTTCAACCATGGAGTGGAGTTTGTGCTTCTGATATCATTTAATGAGGATGCACTGGGTAACCAGGCAGAGCATGCATTAGCCTCTCTGGCATCAATGATGTTGGAATCTCCTTCCTTGATAGTCCAATTTACACATGGTATGCTTACAGTTCCACCATCACTTATACAATTGTTCCCTTGTTACTTAACTTAGTTCGTTGGCTCTTCAAAAGTTCAAAATTTTCACGAGAATAGTATAAAAATGAGTCTGAGCTTTGACACAATGGAAAGGTTGCTGCCTATAACTAGGAGGTCACGAGTTCAAATCTTGAAAACAGCCTCTGTGCTGGACCCCACTAAATGGGAGTCTCATGCACTGGGTTGCCCTTTAGAATAGTA
This genomic interval from Glycine max cultivar Williams 82 chromosome 5, Glycine_max_v4.0, whole genome shotgun sequence contains the following:
- the LOC100802433 gene encoding general transcription factor IIE subunit 2 yields the protein MALQEKLDKFKKQQEKCQTTLSSIAASKAAATQKSAAHGSANGRNAAPAVKFSNDTERLQHINSIRKAPVGAQMKRVIDLLLETRQAFTPEQINGACYVDMKANKDVFENLRKNPKVNYDGQRFSYKSKYGLKDKTELLQLIRKYPEGLAVIDLKDAYPTVMEDLQALKAAGQIWLLSNFDSQEDIAYPNDPKVHIKVDDDLKQLFRSIELPRDMIDIEKDLQKNGMKPATNTAQRRSAAQIQGISSKPKPKKKKSEISKRTKLTNAHLPELFQTLNSS
- the LOC100801905 gene encoding uncharacterized protein, which produces MGFAMQCSSYGTCISICVPHRFPQTPLSFHVPAYHWNRFKSARKNQRMMVLCSVDDRSNNLGSQRKRKIVEHVCLLKAKQDLSEDEENDMLDYLYTTQYQMGGVVAISLGRISAPNPERYTHALFMRFQKKENLEKFYDNPFYLKVLKDHVMTYCHGLTNVDYESEVADEMLSIFRKGEEFNHGVEFVLLISFNEDALGNQAEHALASLASMMLESPSLIVQFTHGLNFSPSSKEYTHGVVIRFRSVEAFEIFINSKEYKNAWHYKFQPIVHKSFSLHFSVDPVGTEIM